A stretch of Malus sylvestris chromosome 11, drMalSylv7.2, whole genome shotgun sequence DNA encodes these proteins:
- the LOC126588199 gene encoding pumilio homolog 12-like: MEEGRTELEFDEFEKLLGEIPNATSGNTHSEESGTKNASLSPICVNSCKGPLSDKLHNNGRLDEGKNSAKKIQKSPVKRVQREVTNLPDDQSLTSALAGLSFDGAVNMEAGSHVENCKSLQNYFSMDGQIPNSLKMQVSSMDTPVMVVPSFQAPNNIPCGFYEFDVTNSGQESSNMSKFNSEELKKPQAAYSQPIENLSPGVPLAHAVEGFQFLSNVPAPGLQFPLTSDHQQQFCLDAQSRIPYLHSQQNQISWRNMEEEQYHRMQQQYVYLQQLHDRRLEAQHLVQGNGIIASKLTRPNPRYPHFEVPISHRLEQSNQERIWNNYVVPRGPHESNPALSYTDFNGVQVLDKVGKQSFPEKILTRSQGMNTLKAVKFGAVGTDESLTHISQNGKVVSNGHFRHALSTRNTGCFQLDSLNTWGMFPSLMHLKNTDMKVLPQKYTDLKTLPQKYNSMDEITGRIYLMAKDQHGCRFLQRKFSEGTPKDVENIFFEIIDHIVELMTDPFGNYLIQKLLEVCDEDQQMQILHSITKKPGELVRISCDMHGTRAVQKVIETLKTPEQFSMVVSSLKPGIVMLIKNTNGNHVAQRCLQYLTREYREFLFVAATTNCVELATDRHGCCVLQKCLSHSDAEQRNRLICKITSNALILSQDPFGNYVVQFVFELQLPWATLDILDQLEGNYGDLSVQKYSSNVVEKSLKYACEERRIRIIQELIENPRLDQVMQDPYGNYVVQAALSQSKGILHSKLVDAIKPHMPVLRTSPYGKKILSSNILKK, translated from the exons ATGGAAGAAGGAAGAACTGAACTAGagtttgatgaatttgaaaagcTTCTGGGCGAGATACCAAATGCTACTTCTGGGAACACACATTCTGAGGAATCTGGAACAAAGAATGCGTCATTGTCTCCCATCTGTGTGAACTCCTGCAAAGGACCATTGAGTGACAAACTCCATAACAATGGGAGGCTGGATGAGGGGAAGAACTCGGCAAAGAAAATTCAGAAATCACCGGTGAAAAGGGTTCAACGAGAGGTAACAAATCTGCCCGATGATCAATCCTTAACGTCTGCACTCGCAGGACTGAGCTTCGATGGCGCAGTGAATATGGAAGCTGGGAGTCATGTCGAAAATTGTAAATCCTTGCAGAACTACTTTTCAATGGATGGACAAATCCCAAACAGCTTAAAGATGCAGGTTTCGAGCATGGATACGCCGGTCATGGTTGTTCCCTCTTTCCAAGCACCAAATAATATACCTTGTGGATTTTATGAGTTTGATGTGACAAACTCAGGCCAAGAAAGTTCAAACATGTCAAAGTTCAATTCTGAAGAGCTTAAGAAACCGCAGGCTGCCTATTCACAACCTATTGAAAATTTATCTCCTGGTGTTCCTCTAGCTCATGCAGTGGAAGGTTTTCAGTTCCTCTCTAATGTGCCTGCTCCTGGTCTGCAGTTTCCTCTAACTTCTGATCATCAGCAGCAATTCTGTCTTGATGCACAATCTCGTATTCCTTACCTACATTCGCAACAGAATCAAATTAGCTGGAGAAACATGGAAGAGGAGCAATACCATAGGATGCAGCAGCAATATGTATACTTGCAGCAGCTTCATGATCGGCGGTTGGAAGCTCAGCATCTGGTTCAAGGGAATGGGATTATCGCAAGCAAGCTCACACGTCCAAACCCTAGATACCCCCATTTTGAGGTGCCAATCTCTCATCGGCTTGAACAATCTAATCAAGAGCGAATATGGAACAATTATGTGGTTCCCAGGGGTCCACACGAATCGAATCCTGCTCTTTCGTACACAGATTTTAACGGGGTTCAAGTTCTTGACAAGGTGGGAAAGCAGAGTTTTCCTGAGAAGATTCTAACAAGATCACAGGGAATGAACACACTAAAAGCTGTGAAGTTTGGTGCTGTTGGAACAGATGAATCACTTACTCATATTAGCCAGAATGGCAAAGTTGTCTCGAATGGTCATTTCCGGCATGCCTTATCTACTCGAAATACTGGATGCTTTCAATTGGATAGTTTGAACACATGGGGTATGTTCCCTAGTTTAATGCATCTTAAGAATACAGATATGAAGGTGCTACCTCAGAAATATACTGATCTGAAGACATTGCCTCAGAAATATAACTCCATGGATGAAATTACTGGAAGAATTTATCTAATGGCTAAGGACCAGCATGGTTGCCGCTTCTTACAAAGAAAGTTTTCTGAAGGCACCCCAAAAGATGtcgaaaatattttctttgagaTCATTGATCACATTGTTGAGCTCATGACAGACCCTTTTGGGAATTACCTCATCCAGAAGCTGCTTGAAGTGTGTGATGAGGATCAGCAAATGCAAATTCTTCATTCAATCACTAAAAAGCCAGGGGAACTTGTTAGGATTTCATGTGATATGCATGG GACTCGAGCTGTTCAAAAGGTTATTGAAACCCTCAAAACTCCAGAGCAGTTTTCCATGGTTGTTTCATCGCTAAAGCCAGGGATAGTGATGTTGATAAAGAACACAAATGGAAATCACGTTGCACAGCGCTGCTTACAGTATTTAACACGTGAATATCGTGAG TTTCTTTTCGTAGCTGCAACTACTAACTGTGTAGAGCTTGCAACTGACCGCCATGGTTGTTGTGTGCTACAAAAATGCCTTAGCCATTCGGATGCTGAACAAAGAAACCGATTAATCTGCAAGATTACTTCAAATGCACTAATCCTTTCTCAAGATCCATTTGG GAACTATGTTGTGCAATTTGTCTTTGAACTTCAGCTTCCGTGGGCAACTTTAGATATTCTTGACCAGTTGGAGGGTAATTATGGGGATTTGTCTGTGCAGAAGTATAGCAGTAATGTGGTTGAGAAAAGCCTGAAATATGCATGTGAAGAGCGGCGCATACGCATTATCCAGGAGCTGATAGAAAATCCGCGCTTGGATCAAGTCATGCAAGACCCTTATGGAAATTATGTTGTCCAAGCAGCGCTTAGTCAGTCAAAA GGAATCCTTCATTCTAAGTTGGTGGATGCAATAAAACCTCACATGCCTGTTCTTCGAACCAGTCCTTATGGGAAGAAAATCCTCTCTAGCAACATTTTGAAGAAATAA
- the LOC126591016 gene encoding protein MET1, chloroplastic-like, with product MSLASTSHLSLCSSPPLPPRSALTKQQNHHPLLFSPTKNFSGLSTSSCFLNTHLVRLSFFVVKASETESKPAESGSEGGGEGKGKPEAYEEYEVEVVQPYGLKFSKGRDGGTYIDAIAPGGSADKTGKFTVGDKVVATSAVFGDEIWPAAEYGRTMYTIRQRIGPLLMRMQKRYGNLDTSGELTEKEIIRAERNSGVISGKLRDIQMQNYLRKKEQKAQRESELRQGLQLYKGGKYEEALERFESVLGSKPELDEASVASYNVACCYSKLNQIQAGISALEDALKAGFEDFKRIRTDPDLENLRKSEAFDPLLKRFDESFINENAINAIKSIFGIFDKK from the exons ATGTCTTTGGCTTCAACAAGTCACCTGTCTCTCTGTTCTTCACCGCCATTGCCACCAAGAAGTGCTTTGACCAAGCAGCAGAACCACCACCCACTTCTGTTTTCTCCGACCAAGAATTTCTCTGGTCTGAGCACTTCAAGCTGTTTTCTCAACACCCATTTAGTAAGACTGTCTTTTTTTGTCGTAAAAGCATCGGAAACTGAGTCGAAACCAGCAGAGAGTGGAAgtgaaggaggaggagagggaAAAGGAAAACCAGAAGCATATGAAGAGTATGAGGTGGAAGTGGTGCAGCCTTACGGGCTGAAATTCTCCAAGGGCCGAGACGGCGGAACTTACATTGATGCCATTGCGCCCGGTGGATCTGCTGACAAAACTGGCAAGTTCACCGTTGGCGATAAAGTTGTTGCCACAAG TGCAGTTTTTGGGGATGAAATATGGCCTGCTGCCGAGTATGGGAGGACAATGTACACCATTCGCCAGAGGATCGGTCCACTTCTCATGCGAATGCAGAAGAGATACG GCAATTTAGATACTTCAGGTGAATTAACAGAAAAGGAGATTATCAGAGCTGAGAGGAATTCTGGTGTAATTAGCGGAAAATTGAGGGATATCCAA ATGCAAAACTACCTGAGGAAAAAGGAACAAAAGGCGCAGAGAGAAAGTGAACTTCGACAAGGCCTCCAGCTTTATAA GGGCGGGAAATATGAGGAAGCATTGGAGAGGTTTGAATCTGTGCTAGGATCAAAACCTGAGTTAGATGAAGCTTCAGTGGCAAGTTACAATGTTGCTTGTTGTTATTCTAAGCTTAATCAG ATACAAGCTGGGATCTCTGCACTTGAGGATGCCCTGAAAGCTGGATTTGAAGACTTCAAG AGAATTCGGACTGATCCTGACCTAGAGAATTTAAGAAAATCTGAGGCTTTTGATCCTCTATTGAAAAGATTTGACGAATCATTCATCAACGAAAATGCCATCAACGCCATAAAATCTATATTTGGCATTTTCGACAAGAAATAG
- the LOC126589623 gene encoding ruBisCO large subunit-binding protein subunit beta, chloroplastic has protein sequence MASTFAAMTSVGSLAAPSGRVIDRKFDNLSSRASFSSFSVSRRQNVALRRTRSPRICAMAKELHFNKDGSAIKKLQTGVNKLADLVGVTLGPKGRNVVLESKYGSPKIVNDGVTVAKEVELEDPVENIGAKLVRQAAAKTNDLAGDGTTTSVVLAQGLIAEGVKVVAAGANPVLITRGIEKTTRALVNELKLISKEVEDSELADVAAVSAGNNYEVGNMIAEALSKVGRKGVVTLEEGKSAENSLYVVEGMQFDRGYISPYFVTDSEKMAVEYENCKLLLVDKKITNARDLINILEEAIRGGYPVVIIAEDIEQEALATLVVNKLRGALKIAALKAPGFGDRKSQYLDDIAILTGGTVIREEVGLTLENAGKEVLGHASKVVLTKDSSTIVGDGSTQEAVNKRVAQIKNLIEAAEQDYEREKLNERIAKLSGGVAVIQVGAQTETELKEKKLRVEDALNATKAAVEEGIVVGGGCTLLRLASKVDTIKDTLDNDEEKVGADIVKRALSYPLKLIAKNAGVNGSVVSEKVLSNDNPKYGYNAATGNYEDLMAAGIIDPTKVVRCCLEHASSVAKTFLMSDCVVVEIKEPEPAVPAGNPMDNSGYGY, from the exons ATGGCATCCACATTTGCAGCCATGACTTCAGTTGGTTCCTTGGCTGCTCCTAGCGGCCGTGTCATTGACAGGAAATTCGACAACTTGTCGTCTCGTGCTTCATTCTCTTCATTCTCCGTCTCTAGAAGGCAGAATGTGGCTTTGAGGAGGACACGGTCTCCCAGGATCTGTGCCATGGCCAAGGAATTGCACTTCAACAAGGATGGCTCTGCCATCAAGAAACTACAG ACTGGTGTCAACAAGCTCGCCGACCTTGTTGGGGTTACACTTGGTCCAAAGGGAAGGAATGTCGTTCTAGAGAGCAAGTATGGCTCCCCCAAAATTGTTAACGATGGTGTAACCGTTGCAAAAGAG GTTGAGTTGGAGGACCCTGTTGAGAACATTGGAGCTAAGTTAGTGAGACAGGCAGCTGCCAAGACTAATGACCTAGCTGGTGATGGTACAACCACTTCTGTTGTTCTTGCACAAGGTCTTATTGCTGAAGGTGTCAAG GTGGTTGCAGCTGGGGCAAACCCTGTTTTAATCACACGTGGCATTGAAAAGACCACCAGAGCTCTAGTAAATGAGCTTAAGTTGATCTCTAAAGAG GTTGAAGACAGTGAGctggcagatgtggcagctgtTAGTGCAGGAAACAACTATGAAGTAGGAAACATGATTGCCGAAGCTTTGAGCAAGGTGGGTAGGAAAGGTGTGGTGACCCTTGAAGAGGGAAAGAGCGCTGAGAACAGCCTGTACGTTGTTGAAGGAATGCAATTCGATCGTGGTTATATCTCACCTTACTTTGTCACTGACAGCGAGAAAATGGCAGTTGAATATGAGAACTGCAAG TTGCTTCTTGTTGATAAAAAGATTACAAATGCAAGGGACCTTATTAACATTTTGGAGGAAGCTATTAGAGGAGGATACCCAGTTGTAATCATTGCAGAAGACATTGAACAAGAAGCTCTTGCAACTCTTGTTGTAAACAAGCTAAGAGGAGCTCTTAAGATTGCTGCCCTTAAAGCTCCAGGGTTTGGTGATCGCAAGAGCCAGTACCTTGATGATATTGCTATTCTAACTGGAG GAACTGTTATCAGAGAGGAGGTAGGACTCACATTAGAGAATGCTGGAAAGGAGGTCCTTGGCCATGCTTCGAAAGTGGTTCTTACAAAGGATAGCTCCACAATTGTTGGTGATGGAAGTACCCAGGAAGCAGTTAACAAGCGAGTTGCCCAAATTAAGAACCTCATTGAG GCGGCAGAGCAGGACTATGAAAGAGAAAAGCTGAATGAAAGGATTGCAAAACTATCTGGTGGTGTTGCTGTTATACAG GTTGGAGCACAAACTGAGACAGAGCTGAAAGAAAAGAAGCTGAGGGTCGAAGATGCTCTGAATGCAACGAAG GCAGCTGTTGAGGAAGGTATTGTTGTTGGAGGTGGATGCACACTTCTGAGGTTAGCATCGAAGGTTGACACAATCAAAGATACTCTTGATAATGATGAAGAAAAG GTTGGAGCAGATATCGTTAAAAGAGCTCTTAGTTACCCTCTGAAATTAATTGCCAAGAATGCTGGTGTAAATGGAAGTGTTGTCAGTGAGAAG GTGCTTTCAAATGACAATCCCAAGTATGGATACAATGCTGCCACTGGAAACTATGAAGATTTAATGGCTGCTGGAATCATTGATCCAACCAAG gTGGTGAGATGTTGCCTGGAGCATGCATCCTCTGTTGCGAAAACTTTCTTAATGTCAGACTGTGTAGTTGTCGAGATTAAAGAGCCAGAACCAGCAGTGCCCGCCGGCAACCCCATGGACAACTCAG GCTACGGTTACTAA